The Maylandia zebra isolate NMK-2024a linkage group LG4, Mzebra_GT3a, whole genome shotgun sequence genome includes a window with the following:
- the si:dkeyp-113d7.10 gene encoding uncharacterized protein si:dkeyp-113d7.10 isoform X4, whose translation MNGAVYMSFFQGQLESVLEQVVQLAVQEISKTVGSSLNGLLLETAVKEQENRRLGLQLQAREKRGRASASDDGGGGGSPVAGKNKAGERADSGRAKPEQQPGGQGTGPGVPTDTRRLEQRGRVVDQLKSVMEHVLDFAVRELTKIVEASFDDLLLEITKMEREQQLLEKRLGKGAERGGGDKGKGGGRGRRGSENDSVSPSGSEDAREEVAVVTASKETPQTHGQRSSASMLHRLLTLPSQLLDEDEEATAKETLGCLAFDGSIRPQDAVEPPAQTGREEEEEEGEEEDEEDKGMKRKRRRVWSECEECGRRFSRIALLKAHRQTHSAGNAATSSPSSPPAGAASPLRCSDCGKRFSSATRLHSHIRTQHHSDQS comes from the exons ATGAACGGGGCCGTGTATATGTCGTTCTTCCAGGGCCAGCTGGAGTCCGTGCTCGAGCAGGTCGTTCAGCTCGCTGTCCAGGAAATAAGCAAGACGGTGGGCTCCAGCCTGAACGGCCTCCTGCTGGAGACGGCCGTGAAGGAGCAGGAAAACCGCCGGCTCGGGCTCCAGCTCCAGGCGCGGGAGAAACGGGGCCGAGCCTCCGCTTCAGAcgacggaggaggaggaggctccCCGGTGGCTGGTAAGAACAAAGCCGGGGAGAGGGCGGATAGCGGGCGGGCGAAACCCGAGCAGCAGCCCGGGGGACAGGGCACGGGGCCTGGCGTGCCCACCGACACACGCCGTCTGGAGCAGAGAGGACGAGTCGTGG ACCAGCTGAAGTCCGTCATGGAGCACGTCCTGGACTTCGCCGTGCGTGAGCTGACGAAGATCGTGGAGGCGTCATTCGACGACCTGCTTCTGGAGATCACCAAGATGGAGcgagagcagcagctgctggagAAGAGGCTGGGAAAGGGCGCTGAACGAGGAGGCGGGGACAAAGGGAAAGGCGGCGGTAGGGGGAGGAGGGGCTCAGAGAACGACTCTGTGTCCCCGAGCGGCTCAGAAGACGCCCGTgaggaggtcgctgtggtcactGCGTCCAAAGAGACGCCGCAGACACACG GTCAACGGTCCTCAGCCTCCATGCTTCATCGCCTCCTCACGCTCCCCTCCCAGCTGCTTGATGAGGATGAGGAAGCCACCGCCAAGGAGACGCTCGGCTGTCTGGCGTTTGACGGCTCCATCAGGCCGCAAGACGCCGTCGAGCCGCCTGCTCAGActggcagagaggaggaggaggaggagggagaggaggaagacgaggaggataAAGGGATGAAG CGGAAGCGGCGGCGGGTTTGGTCTGAGTGTGAGGAGTGCGGCCGCAGGTTCAGCCGGATAGCCCTCCTGAAGGCTCACCGCCAGACTCACAGCGCTGGAAACGCCGCCACATCATCGCCTTCATCGCCGCCCGCCGGAGCTGCCTCGCCACTCCGCTGCTCCGACTGCGGCAAAAGGTTCTCCTCGGCAACACGTCTCCACAGCCACATCCGGACTCAGCATCACAGCGACCAATCCTGA
- the si:dkeyp-113d7.10 gene encoding uncharacterized protein si:dkeyp-113d7.10 isoform X2 yields the protein MNGAVYMSFFQGQLESVLEQVVQLAVQEISKTVGSSLNGLLLETAVKEQENRRLGLQLQAREKRGRASASDDGGGGGSPVADQLKSVMEHVLDFAVRELTKIVEASFDDLLLEITKMEREQQLLEKRLGKGAERGGGDKGKGGGRGRRGSENDSVSPSGSEDAREEVAVVTASKETPQTHVPERPPVLSVSQDWVPILDKVFGQKWCSDVWNVKEVGGGGGGGSGRGLGESVTHIVPAPTPAVTLEPSPSSPQQDPRWTPLEDMEVFSPDEDEAAGSLISAAAAVRPPPGPPPGPPLSPTCQRSSASMLHRLLTLPSQLLDEDEEATAKETLGCLAFDGSIRPQDAVEPPAQTGREEEEEEGEEEDEEDKGMKRKRRRVWSECEECGRRFSRIALLKAHRQTHSAGNAATSSPSSPPAGAASPLRCSDCGKRFSSATRLHSHIRTQHHSDQS from the exons ATGAACGGGGCCGTGTATATGTCGTTCTTCCAGGGCCAGCTGGAGTCCGTGCTCGAGCAGGTCGTTCAGCTCGCTGTCCAGGAAATAAGCAAGACGGTGGGCTCCAGCCTGAACGGCCTCCTGCTGGAGACGGCCGTGAAGGAGCAGGAAAACCGCCGGCTCGGGCTCCAGCTCCAGGCGCGGGAGAAACGGGGCCGAGCCTCCGCTTCAGAcgacggaggaggaggaggctccCCGGTGGCTG ACCAGCTGAAGTCCGTCATGGAGCACGTCCTGGACTTCGCCGTGCGTGAGCTGACGAAGATCGTGGAGGCGTCATTCGACGACCTGCTTCTGGAGATCACCAAGATGGAGcgagagcagcagctgctggagAAGAGGCTGGGAAAGGGCGCTGAACGAGGAGGCGGGGACAAAGGGAAAGGCGGCGGTAGGGGGAGGAGGGGCTCAGAGAACGACTCTGTGTCCCCGAGCGGCTCAGAAGACGCCCGTgaggaggtcgctgtggtcactGCGTCCAAAGAGACGCCGCAGACACACG TCCCGGAGCGTCCCCCCgtcctgtctgtctctcaggaCTGGGTTCCCATCCTGGACAAAGTCTTCGGTCAGAAGTGGTGCAGCGACGTCTGGAACGTCAAAGAGGTTGGcgggggtggaggaggaggaagtgggCGGGGGTTAGGAGAGAGTGTGACTCATATTGTCCCCGCCCCCACCCCGGCAGTGACCCTGGagccctccccctcctccccacagCAGGACCCCCGCTGGACTCCTTTGGAGGACATGGAGGTGTTTTCTCCCGATGAAGATGAAGCTGCGGGCAGTCTGATAAGCGCTGCCGCCGCTGTCAGACCTCCACCCGGACCTCCACCCGGACCCCCCCTCAGCCCCACAT GTCAACGGTCCTCAGCCTCCATGCTTCATCGCCTCCTCACGCTCCCCTCCCAGCTGCTTGATGAGGATGAGGAAGCCACCGCCAAGGAGACGCTCGGCTGTCTGGCGTTTGACGGCTCCATCAGGCCGCAAGACGCCGTCGAGCCGCCTGCTCAGActggcagagaggaggaggaggaggagggagaggaggaagacgaggaggataAAGGGATGAAG CGGAAGCGGCGGCGGGTTTGGTCTGAGTGTGAGGAGTGCGGCCGCAGGTTCAGCCGGATAGCCCTCCTGAAGGCTCACCGCCAGACTCACAGCGCTGGAAACGCCGCCACATCATCGCCTTCATCGCCGCCCGCCGGAGCTGCCTCGCCACTCCGCTGCTCCGACTGCGGCAAAAGGTTCTCCTCGGCAACACGTCTCCACAGCCACATCCGGACTCAGCATCACAGCGACCAATCCTGA
- the si:dkeyp-113d7.10 gene encoding uncharacterized protein si:dkeyp-113d7.10 isoform X1 produces the protein MNGAVYMSFFQGQLESVLEQVVQLAVQEISKTVGSSLNGLLLETAVKEQENRRLGLQLQAREKRGRASASDDGGGGGSPVAGKNKAGERADSGRAKPEQQPGGQGTGPGVPTDTRRLEQRGRVVDQLKSVMEHVLDFAVRELTKIVEASFDDLLLEITKMEREQQLLEKRLGKGAERGGGDKGKGGGRGRRGSENDSVSPSGSEDAREEVAVVTASKETPQTHVPERPPVLSVSQDWVPILDKVFGQKWCSDVWNVKEVGGGGGGGSGRGLGESVTHIVPAPTPAVTLEPSPSSPQQDPRWTPLEDMEVFSPDEDEAAGSLISAAAAVRPPPGPPPGPPLSPTCQRSSASMLHRLLTLPSQLLDEDEEATAKETLGCLAFDGSIRPQDAVEPPAQTGREEEEEEGEEEDEEDKGMKRKRRRVWSECEECGRRFSRIALLKAHRQTHSAGNAATSSPSSPPAGAASPLRCSDCGKRFSSATRLHSHIRTQHHSDQS, from the exons ATGAACGGGGCCGTGTATATGTCGTTCTTCCAGGGCCAGCTGGAGTCCGTGCTCGAGCAGGTCGTTCAGCTCGCTGTCCAGGAAATAAGCAAGACGGTGGGCTCCAGCCTGAACGGCCTCCTGCTGGAGACGGCCGTGAAGGAGCAGGAAAACCGCCGGCTCGGGCTCCAGCTCCAGGCGCGGGAGAAACGGGGCCGAGCCTCCGCTTCAGAcgacggaggaggaggaggctccCCGGTGGCTGGTAAGAACAAAGCCGGGGAGAGGGCGGATAGCGGGCGGGCGAAACCCGAGCAGCAGCCCGGGGGACAGGGCACGGGGCCTGGCGTGCCCACCGACACACGCCGTCTGGAGCAGAGAGGACGAGTCGTGG ACCAGCTGAAGTCCGTCATGGAGCACGTCCTGGACTTCGCCGTGCGTGAGCTGACGAAGATCGTGGAGGCGTCATTCGACGACCTGCTTCTGGAGATCACCAAGATGGAGcgagagcagcagctgctggagAAGAGGCTGGGAAAGGGCGCTGAACGAGGAGGCGGGGACAAAGGGAAAGGCGGCGGTAGGGGGAGGAGGGGCTCAGAGAACGACTCTGTGTCCCCGAGCGGCTCAGAAGACGCCCGTgaggaggtcgctgtggtcactGCGTCCAAAGAGACGCCGCAGACACACG TCCCGGAGCGTCCCCCCgtcctgtctgtctctcaggaCTGGGTTCCCATCCTGGACAAAGTCTTCGGTCAGAAGTGGTGCAGCGACGTCTGGAACGTCAAAGAGGTTGGcgggggtggaggaggaggaagtgggCGGGGGTTAGGAGAGAGTGTGACTCATATTGTCCCCGCCCCCACCCCGGCAGTGACCCTGGagccctccccctcctccccacagCAGGACCCCCGCTGGACTCCTTTGGAGGACATGGAGGTGTTTTCTCCCGATGAAGATGAAGCTGCGGGCAGTCTGATAAGCGCTGCCGCCGCTGTCAGACCTCCACCCGGACCTCCACCCGGACCCCCCCTCAGCCCCACAT GTCAACGGTCCTCAGCCTCCATGCTTCATCGCCTCCTCACGCTCCCCTCCCAGCTGCTTGATGAGGATGAGGAAGCCACCGCCAAGGAGACGCTCGGCTGTCTGGCGTTTGACGGCTCCATCAGGCCGCAAGACGCCGTCGAGCCGCCTGCTCAGActggcagagaggaggaggaggaggagggagaggaggaagacgaggaggataAAGGGATGAAG CGGAAGCGGCGGCGGGTTTGGTCTGAGTGTGAGGAGTGCGGCCGCAGGTTCAGCCGGATAGCCCTCCTGAAGGCTCACCGCCAGACTCACAGCGCTGGAAACGCCGCCACATCATCGCCTTCATCGCCGCCCGCCGGAGCTGCCTCGCCACTCCGCTGCTCCGACTGCGGCAAAAGGTTCTCCTCGGCAACACGTCTCCACAGCCACATCCGGACTCAGCATCACAGCGACCAATCCTGA
- the si:dkeyp-113d7.10 gene encoding uncharacterized protein si:dkeyp-113d7.10 isoform X3 — protein MQKLNPPPHDQLKSVMEHVLDFAVRELTKIVEASFDDLLLEITKMEREQQLLEKRLGKGAERGGGDKGKGGGRGRRGSENDSVSPSGSEDAREEVAVVTASKETPQTHVPERPPVLSVSQDWVPILDKVFGQKWCSDVWNVKEVGGGGGGGSGRGLGESVTHIVPAPTPAVTLEPSPSSPQQDPRWTPLEDMEVFSPDEDEAAGSLISAAAAVRPPPGPPPGPPLSPTCQRSSASMLHRLLTLPSQLLDEDEEATAKETLGCLAFDGSIRPQDAVEPPAQTGREEEEEEGEEEDEEDKGMKRKRRRVWSECEECGRRFSRIALLKAHRQTHSAGNAATSSPSSPPAGAASPLRCSDCGKRFSSATRLHSHIRTQHHSDQS, from the exons ATGCAGAAACTGAACCCACCCCCGCACG ACCAGCTGAAGTCCGTCATGGAGCACGTCCTGGACTTCGCCGTGCGTGAGCTGACGAAGATCGTGGAGGCGTCATTCGACGACCTGCTTCTGGAGATCACCAAGATGGAGcgagagcagcagctgctggagAAGAGGCTGGGAAAGGGCGCTGAACGAGGAGGCGGGGACAAAGGGAAAGGCGGCGGTAGGGGGAGGAGGGGCTCAGAGAACGACTCTGTGTCCCCGAGCGGCTCAGAAGACGCCCGTgaggaggtcgctgtggtcactGCGTCCAAAGAGACGCCGCAGACACACG TCCCGGAGCGTCCCCCCgtcctgtctgtctctcaggaCTGGGTTCCCATCCTGGACAAAGTCTTCGGTCAGAAGTGGTGCAGCGACGTCTGGAACGTCAAAGAGGTTGGcgggggtggaggaggaggaagtgggCGGGGGTTAGGAGAGAGTGTGACTCATATTGTCCCCGCCCCCACCCCGGCAGTGACCCTGGagccctccccctcctccccacagCAGGACCCCCGCTGGACTCCTTTGGAGGACATGGAGGTGTTTTCTCCCGATGAAGATGAAGCTGCGGGCAGTCTGATAAGCGCTGCCGCCGCTGTCAGACCTCCACCCGGACCTCCACCCGGACCCCCCCTCAGCCCCACAT GTCAACGGTCCTCAGCCTCCATGCTTCATCGCCTCCTCACGCTCCCCTCCCAGCTGCTTGATGAGGATGAGGAAGCCACCGCCAAGGAGACGCTCGGCTGTCTGGCGTTTGACGGCTCCATCAGGCCGCAAGACGCCGTCGAGCCGCCTGCTCAGActggcagagaggaggaggaggaggagggagaggaggaagacgaggaggataAAGGGATGAAG CGGAAGCGGCGGCGGGTTTGGTCTGAGTGTGAGGAGTGCGGCCGCAGGTTCAGCCGGATAGCCCTCCTGAAGGCTCACCGCCAGACTCACAGCGCTGGAAACGCCGCCACATCATCGCCTTCATCGCCGCCCGCCGGAGCTGCCTCGCCACTCCGCTGCTCCGACTGCGGCAAAAGGTTCTCCTCGGCAACACGTCTCCACAGCCACATCCGGACTCAGCATCACAGCGACCAATCCTGA
- the si:dkeyp-113d7.1 gene encoding uncharacterized protein si:dkeyp-113d7.1, which yields MTDLESECLSLGLPPECGSPPLPLDSSLQVDCGARPVGSTPTPTLALLSSDCPTPTLSSLAAEIAEPLVMLPCVKSEPEDCDLEPIRTVDLSEIQPLSTAELGQDQIKMEISGLDYIKSEHHGNHHLGPFHHSDVTELDYKLHYEPSSVFDYISQVTDTLEYIKSDHHVDLQCYYTTDLSALKSEYPETNAMSAHLQHNGLESIHMAELRTELNKLRPDSLHLDSIGKPDAEFGGGALYELQPTHVGKSSTEAMMAAGRAGGSLVVTTKTQSPTVRKPRNMQGEKPFSCTQCGKNFSTLGNLKTHQRIHTGERPYTCSQCGKSFGQAGNLKRHQLIHTGQKPYVCAHCPKGFTKADDLRSHQRLHTGERPFICTTCGKSFSQSKELKAHHLSHTGERPYCCQHCGKSFTKETSYRNHVQIHTGEKPFTCSQCGKTFSNSGVLKTHEKIHTGERPFGCTQCGKSFGRLGHLKAHQQIHTGERPYACPQCGKTFSQSGHLKAHEQIHKRERADTASTSSDGGSSAVGSDSS from the exons ATGACAGACTTGGAGAGTGAGTGCCTGAGCCTGGGCCTGCCCCCCGAATGCGGCTCGCCTCCCCTGCCGCTGGACTCCTCCCTGCAGGTGGACTGCGGTGCCAGGCCCGTCGGCTCAACCCCGACGCCCACTCTGGCCCTCCTCTCCTCCGACTGTCCCACGCCCACGCTCAGTTCACTGGCGGCGGAGATCGCAGAGCCGCTGGTGATGCTGCCGTGCGTGAAGAGCGAGCCGGAGGACTGTGACCTGGAGCCCATCAGGACCGTGGACCTGTCAGAGATCCAGCCGCTGTCCACCGCCGAGCTGGGCCAGGACCAGATCAAGATGGAGATCAGTGGCCTCGACTACATCAAGTCTGAGCACCACGGGAACCACCACCTGGGGCCGTTTCACCACAGTGACGTAACAGAGCTGGACTACAAGTTGCACTACGAGCCGAGCTCAGTGTTCGACTACATCTCCCAG GTCACTGACACTCTGGAGTACATCAAGTCGGACCACCACGTGGACCTACAGTGTTACTACACCACCGATCTGAGCGCGCTCAAGTCGGAGTACCCCGAGACCAACGCCATGTCCGCCCACCTGCAGCACAACGGCCTCGAGTCCATCCACATGGCCGAGCTGCGCACGGAGCTCAACAAGCTGCGCCCCGACTCCCTGCACTTGGACAGCATCGGCAAACCGGACGCTGAGTTCGGAGGGGGGGCGCTGTACGAGCTGCAGCCCACACACGTGGGGAAGTCCTCCACAGAGGCGATGATGGCGGCAGGAAGGGCAGGAGGGAGTCTGGTGGTCACGACTAAAACACAGAGCCCAACGGTGAGGAAACCTCGCAACATGCAGGGTGAAAAACCATTCTCCTGCACGCAGTGCGGGAAAAACTTCAGCACGCTGGGAAACCTGAAAACGCACCAGCGCATACACACGGGCGAGCGGCCGTACACCTGCTCACAGTGCGGCAAGAGCTTTGGCCAAGCGGGCAACCTCAAGCGGCATCAGCTCATCCACACAGGCCAGAAGCCGTACGTCTGCGCCCACTGCCCCAAAGGCTTCACCAAAGCCGACGACCTGCGCTCACACCAGCGGCTGCACACCGGCGAGCGCCCGTTCATCTGCACCACCTGCGGCAAGAGCTTCAGCCAGTCCAAGGAGCTGAAGGCGCACCACCTGAGCCACACGGGCGAGCGTCCGTACTGCTGCCAGCACTGCGGCAAGAGCTTCACCAAGGAGACGAGCTACCGCAACCACGTCCAGATCCACACCGGCGAGAAGCCCTTCACCTGCTCGCAGTGCGGAAAGACTTTCAGCAACTCGGGCGTCTTAAAAACCCACGAGAAGATCCACACGGGCGAGCGGCCGTTTGGCTGCACGCAGTGCGGGAAGAGCTTCGGCCGTCTCGGCCACCTGAAGGCGCACCAGCAGATCCACACGGGCGAGCGGCCGTACGCCTGCCCCCAGTGCGGGAAGACTTTCAGCCAGTCGGGCCACCTCAAAGCACACGAGCAGATCCACAAGCGAGAGCGAGCGGACACGGCGAGCACCAGCAGTGACGGCGGCAGCAGCGCCGTGGGCAGTGACAGTAGCTAA